The genomic region CGCCCTCGGTCAGCCGCAGTTGCGCACCCTGGAGGGTCTGGCGGCGCGGCTGGTTGAGCTCATGTGTTCGGTGCAACCGCATGGCCCGTATCGCCTGGCCGGGTGGTCGTTCGGCGGCGTGCTCGCCTATGAAATCGCCCAACAGTTGCTCGGTCGCGATGAGACGGTCGAATTCCTTGGCTTGATCGATACCTATGTGCCGCGCCTGACCGACCAGGGCAAGGCGCGCTGGTCCGACGAGCACGCGCACCAGCGCCACCTGCTGCTGCAATGCACGGCCTGGTTCACTGCCCAAGGGGAGGCGGGCCGCGAGGCATTGGCCCTGCTTGCGCCCTTGGAGTCGCGTCTGGACAGCTTCGACTTCGACGGCCTGCTCGAACACTGTCGGACACAGGGGCTGCTGCCGCCCGCCGCGCAGAGTATTGCGGCGGATGAGCTATGGCGCTTCCTCGATCGTGAGGTGGCCCATGGGCATGCGCTGGCGCATTACAACCTGCACCCGATCGACCTGCCGGTGCATCTGTTCTGTGCCCGCGAGCGGCCGACCGAGTTGTCCCGGCGCAGTGATTCCCTGGGCTGGGGACAGGTGTTGCCCGCCGATCGGCTGCGCTGCATCGAGGTGCCGGGTGATCACTTGAGCATGATGCAGGCCCCGCATCTGCCGGTGCTAGGGCAGGCGATCAGCCAGGCCCTGGAGAGCGCAAGTGTGCCCGCAGGGGGCGTGCACCAGCCTTTGCTGACGATCCAGAGCGGCCGTGTCGGGCAGGCTCCGATCTTCTGCGTACCCGGTGCCGGCGATAGTGTCACCGGGTTTATCGGGCTGACCGATGCCCTCGGTCCGGACTGGCCGATCATTGGTCTGCAGCCTCGCGGACTGGATGGCGAGTCGGTTCCCCACAGCCAGGTCGAGAGCGCTGCCACCCTTTACTTGCAGGCACTGGAGCGGGTCTGTCCCCTGGGGCCGCTGCACCTGGTCGGGCATTCGTTCGGGGGCTGGGTCGCGTTCGAAATGGCGACGCGCTTGCAGGAGGCCGGCCGTGAGGTTGCCTCGCTGACCCTGATCGACAGCGAGTCACCCGGTGGCAATGGCGTGGTCGGCAAGCCTTACACCGCCACGGCGGCGCTGCTGCGCCTGGTGGAGGCGATGCAGTTGGCCTCGGGCAAGTCATTGGGCATTGACCTGGCGGCTTTTGCCGAAGAGGACGACGGCCGTCAACTGGCACTGCTGCATGCCGGCATGGTGCGTGTCGGCCTGTTGTCGCCGCGTTCGACGCCGCAAGCGATGTATGGCCCGGCCCGGACCTTCGCGACGGCCTTGCGTACCGTTTATCAGCCACAACGCCGCTATCGCGGCCGAGCCCTGTTGGTGCTGGCGGAAGATCCGACCCTGGACGCTGCTGGTAACCAGCGCGAGCAGCAGGCAATGATTCAGGGCTGGCGTGGGCAGGTGGGTGAGCTAGAGGTCTGGTATGGCCCGGGCAACCATTTCAGCTTGCTCAAGGCCCCGGCGGTCAGCCAGTTGGCGGCATGGTGGCAGGCTGGACTGGCCCGTGTCCCGGGCGAGGTTGTGTCATGACTGCGCGTTTGGTTTGACGCGCTGTCGAAAATTTTTCAACGTATTGACGGACATTTATGGAAAAGTCGAAGTTTCGCAAGACAGGTATCGGACTGGCCGTGGTGCTGCTTGCCGGCCTGGTGTTCTACACGGTCAGCGCGCCCGCCGAGCCACCGCAGTATCTGGTCGCCACGGCCGAGCGTGCGGATATCGAGAACACGGTATTGGCGACCGGTCTGCTCGAAGGTATCCGCCAGGTGGATGTCGGTGCCCAGGTTTCCGGGCAGTTGAAGTCGCTCAAGGTCAAGGTGGGTGACAAGGTCAGGAAGGGCCAGTGGCTGGCGGAAATCGACCCGCTGGTGCTGCAGAACACCCTGCGCCAGGCCCAGGTCGATGAGGAGAATCTGCAGGCACAACGGCGCGCTACCCAAGCCCAGCTCAAGCAGGCGAAAGCGGTTTATGAGCGTTACCTGGGGCTGCAGAGCGATGCGGCGATTTCCCGGCAGGATTTCGAGAGCGCCGAGTCGAACTACGAGGTGCAACGTGCCAACCTGGCTTCCCTCGAAGCGCAGATCAAAAGCGCGCAGGTGCAGATCGACACGGCCAAGATCAACCTGACCTACACCCGCATCGTTGCGCCAATCGATGGCGATGTGGTGGGTATCGTCACCCAGGAAGGTCAGACCGTGATCGCCAACCAGTTGGCACCGGTGCTGCTCAAACTGGCGGATCTGGACACCATGACCGTCAAGGCCCAGGTGTCGGAGGCCGATGTGATTCACATCGGTCCGGGCCAGGAGGTGTACTTCACCATCCTTGGCGAGGCGAACAGACGCTACTACGCCAAGCTGCGTGGTACCGAGCCGGCGCCGCAGAATTTCCTCGAAACGCAGACCGCCGGTACACCGAAACAGAACACCGCGGTGTTCTACAACGCGTTGTTCGATGTTCCCAACCCGGACCACCGGCTGCGCATCGCCATGACCGCCCAGGTACGTATCGTGCTCGATACCGCCAAGGCAGCCTTGACCGTGCCGGTGGCGGCCCTCGGCCCACGCAATGCCGACGGCAGTTTCCCGGTACGGGTGCTTGACGCCAAGGGCCATGCCCAGTCGCGCAACGTGCGCACCGGGATCAACAACAACGTCAAGGTGCAGATCACCGATGGCCTGGCCGAAGGCGACAAGGTCGTCATCGGCGAGCCGACTTCGACTGTGGCGGGAGCCTGAGCATGACCCAGGCACTGCTGGAATTGTGCGGCATCACCCGTAGTTTCATGGCCGGGGAGCGAGAGTTCACCGCGCTGAAGAACATCAATCTGAGGATCGATGCCGGGGAAATGGTGGCGATCACCGGCGCCTCGGGCTCGGGCAAGTCGACCCTGATGAACATCCTCGGCTGCCTCGACTACGCGACTGCCGGCAGCTACAAGGTCAACGGGCGCGAGACCCGCGACCTGGACAACGAGGAACTGGCCGAGCTGCGCCGCGACTACTTTGGCTTTATTTTCCAGCGTTACCATCTGCTGCCGCACCTGAGTGCCCTGCACAATGTCGAGATGCCGGCGATCTACGCCGGTACCGGCGAGTCGCGGCGTCATGGTCGTGCCCGTGAGCTGCTGGATCGTCTCGGTCTGGCTGCGCACCTGGAGAATCGGCCGAATCAGTTGTCCGGTGGTCAGCAGCAGCGGGTGAGTATCGCCCGTGCCTTGATGAACGGTGGCGAGGTGATTCTCGCCGACGAACCGACCGGCGCGCTGGACACCCACAGCGGCAAGGAGGTGATGCAGATCCTCCAGGAACTGCATGCCGCCGGGCATACGGTGATCATCGTCACACACGACCCCAAGGTCGCCGCCAACGCCGAACGGATCATCGAGGTGCGCGATGGCGAGATCATCAGCGACCAACTCACGCGACCAGTCGACCAACCGTCGAGCCGGGAGAGCACGACCCTGGTGGCCCGCAGCACCGGGCGCCTGGTGGCCAGTTTCGGGTTGTTCAAGGAAGCCTTCAACATGGCCTGGGTGGCGCTGATTTCGCATCGTATGCGGACCCTGCTGACCATGCTCGGCATCGTCATCGGCATCACCTCGGTGGTGTCGATCTCGGCCATCGGCGAAGGGGCCAAACGTTATGTGCTCAAGGACATCCAGGCGATTGGCAGCAACACCATCGATATCTATCCGGGTACCAGTTTTGGTGATAGTCGGGCCAGCAGTATCGAGACCCTGATACCCGCCGATGTACTTGCCCTGAGCCAGTTGTACTACGTCGACAGTGCCACGCCGATGGTGGGGCGCAACCTGCTGGTGCGCTACCAGAACATCGACCTCGACGCCCAGGTCAATGGCGTCAGCGACCGCTATTTCCAGGTGCGTGGGCTGCGGATGGCCATGGGCATTGCCTTCAGCGAAAGCGATGCCCAGCGCCAGGCCCAGGTGGTGGTGATCGACCATAACACGCGCATCCGGCTGTTCGGGCCGAACGTCGACCCGCTAGGCCAGGTGATCCTGCTGGATAACCTGCCGTGCACGGTGATCGGGGTGACGGCCGACAACAAGAACATCTTCACCTCCAGCAAACAACTG from Pseudomonas asplenii harbors:
- the macA gene encoding macrolide transporter subunit MacA, which gives rise to MEKSKFRKTGIGLAVVLLAGLVFYTVSAPAEPPQYLVATAERADIENTVLATGLLEGIRQVDVGAQVSGQLKSLKVKVGDKVRKGQWLAEIDPLVLQNTLRQAQVDEENLQAQRRATQAQLKQAKAVYERYLGLQSDAAISRQDFESAESNYEVQRANLASLEAQIKSAQVQIDTAKINLTYTRIVAPIDGDVVGIVTQEGQTVIANQLAPVLLKLADLDTMTVKAQVSEADVIHIGPGQEVYFTILGEANRRYYAKLRGTEPAPQNFLETQTAGTPKQNTAVFYNALFDVPNPDHRLRIAMTAQVRIVLDTAKAALTVPVAALGPRNADGSFPVRVLDAKGHAQSRNVRTGINNNVKVQITDGLAEGDKVVIGEPTSTVAGA
- a CDS encoding MacB family efflux pump subunit, with the translated sequence MTQALLELCGITRSFMAGEREFTALKNINLRIDAGEMVAITGASGSGKSTLMNILGCLDYATAGSYKVNGRETRDLDNEELAELRRDYFGFIFQRYHLLPHLSALHNVEMPAIYAGTGESRRHGRARELLDRLGLAAHLENRPNQLSGGQQQRVSIARALMNGGEVILADEPTGALDTHSGKEVMQILQELHAAGHTVIIVTHDPKVAANAERIIEVRDGEIISDQLTRPVDQPSSRESTTLVARSTGRLVASFGLFKEAFNMAWVALISHRMRTLLTMLGIVIGITSVVSISAIGEGAKRYVLKDIQAIGSNTIDIYPGTSFGDSRASSIETLIPADVLALSQLYYVDSATPMVGRNLLVRYQNIDLDAQVNGVSDRYFQVRGLRMAMGIAFSESDAQRQAQVVVIDHNTRIRLFGPNVDPLGQVILLDNLPCTVIGVTADNKNIFTSSKQLNVWVPYETAAGRLLGQRHLDSIMVRIKDGQPSKVVEENVTKLMLQRHGTKDFFTNNLDSIMQTVEKTSQSLALLLSLIAVISLAVGGIGVMNIMLVSVTERTREIGIRMAVGARQSDIRQQFLVEAVMVCLIGGMIGISLSFAIGYLFSLFIKEWQMVFSMGAIATAVICSTLIGIVFGFVPARNASRLDPIEALARD